The following coding sequences lie in one Arachis ipaensis cultivar K30076 chromosome B03, Araip1.1, whole genome shotgun sequence genomic window:
- the LOC107633843 gene encoding uncharacterized protein LOC107633843, which yields MNSSSSSSSATAIAANTPTKSMNSSCHCCCVVTKFMRKLLVKSVNRSRRRTTSRQSSFQCRYDPLSYSLNFEEQDYYKFSAFSSRFLANPSSSSSSTATTISSTHPLPLEK from the coding sequence atgaattcttcttcttcttcttcttctgccacCGCCATTGCAGCAAACACACCCACCAAATCCATGAACAGCAGCTGCCATTGTTGCTGTGTGGTCACCAAGTTCATGAGGAAACTACTCGTCAAGAGCGTTAACAGGagcagaagaagaacaacaagTAGACAGAGTTCATTCCAATGCCGCTATGATCCATTAAGCTACTCACTCAACTTCGAAGAACAAGATTATTATAAGTTCTCTGCTTTCTCTTCTCGCTTCCTCGCtaatccatcatcatcatcatcatcaactgctACTACTATTTCTTCAACTCATCCACTCCCGTTAGAGAAATAA